In a genomic window of Deinococcus roseus:
- a CDS encoding ParB/RepB/Spo0J family partition protein, whose protein sequence is MNRTNRKKTEVQTHSQHLTVKLKDLQSWDQNPRSDAKDTTLTDLAASIKEKGIVQDILVRTSPEEGKHLIVAGERRYLACLMNVEAGHMSMDHEITVKHLGTITDQEALEIAVIENEQREDMNPADRIVMYHKMHQQGSSEQRIADLFGVNVEEVRKSVTIGSRCSDDLLAAIRNGKVSLRSAFFIVSASTQQMRDKMLELVVMNGYTEHALKQVIKGSEIPVETAIFPIEEYTGEINEPFIGDLPSTFVDREQFFLLQSAHAEKKRQELAETYQWAKLVEGDGHFYASQYNLRYHVGAEPAESGVVVYLNTSSGEVKSYGPMQLENPHPQATLQAETPAQNPEPEPLKPAALPEKAKLYPYMVRSNLIQEQLQRNKRESETLLILGLSGWTHMRLKVDDRPERGVAETPTMLQTFEKLSPTADLLGLQPPTLKGGALNAVPDKHPRTVRPDVYLNLYQHLWSLSESEFNQLYCEVVSTLFSDFPTADPLMQTLHDKNNLTEQTYFTLCSEYLKLLNRQQIWDMVQDMPVKIHLHLSMKRDEMVSLILQYAPRLKDAGWMPEGFKVAGPEPVDTVVLDNAAD, encoded by the coding sequence ATGAACCGCACCAACCGCAAGAAAACCGAAGTCCAGACCCACAGCCAGCACCTCACCGTCAAGCTCAAAGACCTGCAATCCTGGGACCAGAACCCCCGCAGTGACGCAAAAGACACCACCCTCACCGACCTTGCAGCCAGCATCAAAGAAAAAGGCATTGTGCAAGACATCCTCGTGCGAACCAGCCCAGAAGAAGGCAAACACCTCATTGTCGCAGGCGAACGCCGATACCTTGCCTGCCTGATGAATGTGGAAGCAGGCCACATGAGCATGGACCATGAAATCACCGTCAAGCACCTGGGCACCATCACTGACCAGGAAGCCCTGGAAATAGCCGTCATCGAAAACGAACAGCGGGAGGACATGAACCCCGCAGACCGCATCGTGATGTACCACAAAATGCACCAGCAAGGCAGCAGCGAACAACGCATTGCCGACCTGTTCGGGGTGAATGTCGAAGAAGTCAGGAAGTCCGTCACCATCGGAAGCCGCTGCTCAGATGACCTTCTTGCTGCAATCCGCAACGGCAAGGTGAGTTTGCGATCCGCATTTTTCATCGTGAGTGCCAGCACCCAGCAAATGAGAGACAAAATGCTCGAACTGGTGGTGATGAACGGATACACCGAACACGCCCTCAAACAGGTCATCAAAGGCTCAGAAATCCCAGTTGAAACCGCCATTTTCCCCATTGAAGAATACACAGGCGAAATCAACGAGCCTTTCATTGGCGACCTGCCCAGCACCTTTGTGGACCGGGAGCAATTCTTTCTGCTGCAAAGCGCACACGCAGAAAAGAAACGTCAGGAACTCGCAGAAACCTACCAGTGGGCAAAACTGGTGGAAGGAGATGGTCACTTTTATGCCTCCCAGTACAACCTCCGCTACCACGTTGGAGCCGAACCCGCAGAATCCGGGGTGGTGGTCTACCTCAACACCAGCAGCGGTGAAGTCAAATCCTACGGACCCATGCAACTTGAAAACCCCCACCCGCAAGCAACCCTCCAGGCCGAAACCCCTGCACAGAACCCCGAGCCTGAACCCCTGAAACCCGCAGCCCTCCCAGAAAAAGCCAAACTCTACCCCTACATGGTGCGAAGCAACCTGATTCAAGAGCAACTGCAACGCAACAAGCGCGAAAGTGAAACCCTGCTCATCCTGGGCCTCAGCGGATGGACCCACATGCGCCTGAAAGTGGATGACCGTCCTGAACGGGGGGTGGCTGAAACCCCCACCATGCTTCAAACCTTCGAGAAACTCAGCCCCACCGCAGACCTGCTGGGCCTGCAACCCCCAACCCTCAAAGGAGGCGCACTGAATGCTGTTCCTGACAAACACCCCCGCACCGTCAGGCCAGACGTTTACCTGAACCTGTACCAGCACCTGTGGAGCCTCAGCGAAAGCGAATTCAACCAGCTGTACTGCGAAGTGGTCTCCACCCTGTTCAGCGACTTCCCCACAGCAGACCCCCTGATGCAAACCCTGCATGACAAAAACAACCTCACCGAGCAGACCTACTTCACCCTGTGCAGCGAATACCTCAAACTGCTCAACCGACAGCAGATCTGGGACATGGTGCAAGACATGCCTGTCAAAATCCACCTGCACCTCAGCATGAAACGGGACGAAATGGTCAGCCTGATCCTGCAATACGCCCCACGCCTGAAAGACGCAGGCTGGATGCCCGAAGGCTTCAAAGTGGCAGGCCCAGAGCCTGTTGACACAGTGGTGCTGGACAACGCAGCCGACTGA